One Periophthalmus magnuspinnatus isolate fPerMag1 chromosome 8, fPerMag1.2.pri, whole genome shotgun sequence genomic window carries:
- the si:dkeyp-72e1.9 gene encoding syntaxin-binding protein 4, giving the protein MPTFSVMLKGAVLISRTLMGPYGVDRAVHSLEFNECENGLGIKVIGGVKEQTGEEFGVYVKRILPGGLAACDGNLLPGDQILEVNGDSLVGVTSDRAVDVLRAASATNHMRLLIARDEEAKREFAELMEKYGSNGSTSSTRNSPTQQSTDPHSNQPPCNAKTPNGGRYLDSTSSGSSSRSQSPLLLSPAGSQNMYNNSGPLLRSLSHPGEGVIQLISVARSSSLGITIGGGSNRPDGPAVFIQEVLSGGDCHRDGRLRPGDQLIAINKESLIGLTHEEAKLMLNKVKTTGQDSAVEIAFIPGKGLFSSSTSLHNGVQRATGRLKVHIRSPEICTEEPSQVSTPSPDICPPDIHVSGSSQRSPTGQRSPTATKPKITLDPYIRLKADKLDLAVRFLGLEVTEEQRNKLRLVLDPDPQGTVSYGDFVEATRSLFQERLEELGMGAGPFMFTYQEAASLMDTSAFHSPTYESECSCSSEEMESFQSEVRQLQSQMRQLKTILKDMESSKKTLEEELQKTSEKACVTVEENARLRSRLQAVEQRSSSSAEQDYEEVIGLLEAEIRDLKNQLGTRKLGAGVKEDVRDLTRRLSTIDSQLRRSEVSRRHLEVSNRKLLGFAQNVHKVLSIPSLLCPEAGSRSSPSTDSPDSPRDPALQLAVEAKELVESAGALTDDHKGSKEEEAPDISL; this is encoded by the exons ATGCCCACGTTCTCCGTCATGTTAAAAGGAGCGGTGCTCATCAGCAG GACTCTGATGGGCCCATACGGGGTGGACCGTGCGGTCCATTCTCTGGAGTTTAATGAGTGTGAGAACGGCCTGG gTATCAAAGTGATCGGAGGAGTGAAGGAGCAGACTGGAGAGGAGTTTGGAGTCTACGTCAAACGCATTCTCCCTGGAGGACTGGCAGCGTGCGACG GAAACCTCCTGCCCGGAGACCAGATCCTGGAGGTGAACGGAGACAGTCTGGTGGGAGTGACCAGTGACCG AGCCGTGGACGTTCTGAGAGCCGCGTCTGCCACCAACCACATGAGACTCCTGATCGCCCGAGACGAGGAGGCCAA GAGGGAGTTTGCTGAGCTGATGGAGAAATACGGCTCCAACGGCAGCACCAGCTCCACCCGGAACTCCCCCACCCAACAGAGCACCGACCCCCACAGCAACCAGCCCCCCTGCAACGCCAAGACCCCCAACg GTGGGCGGTACCTCGACAGCACCTCCTCAGGCTCCTCCTCCCGCTCCCAGAGTCCTTTGCTGCTCAGTCCAGCTGGCTCTCAAAACATGTACAACAACAGCGGACCTCTGCTGCGATCGCTCAg TCACCCGGGGGAAGGGGTGATCCAGCTCATCTCCGTGGCTCGCTCCTCCAGCCTCGGCATCACCATCGGAGGAGGATCCAACCGTCCGGACGGTCCCGCCGTCTTCATCCAGGAGGTGCTGTCGGGAGGAGACTGCCACAGG gaCGGGCGTCTGAGGCCTGGAGATCAGCTCATCGCCATCAACAAAGAGTCTCTGATCGGACTGACCCATGAGGAGGCCAAGCTCATGCTCAACAAAGTGAAGACCACGGG ACAGGACAGTGCGGTGGAGATCGCCTTCATCCCGGGGAAAGGCCTGTTCTCCAGCTCCACGTCTCTGCACAACGGAGTCCAGAGAGCCACGGGACGCCTCAAAGTGCACATCCGCTCGCCCGAG ATCTGCACAGAGGAGCCTTCTCAAGTGTCCACCCCATCCCCCGACATCTGTCCCCCGGATATACACGTCTCAG GGTCAAGTCAGAGGTCAcccacaggtcaaaggtcacccaCAGCGACCAAGCCCAAGATCACCCTGGACCCCTACATCCGACTCAAGGCCGACAAGCTGGACCTG GCCGTCCGCTTCCTGGGGTTAGAGGTCACGGAGGAGCAAAGGAACAAACTTCGACTGGTGCTGGATCCAGACCCCCAGGGCACAGTGTCCTATGGAG ACTTTGTGGAGGCGACTCGCAGCCTTTTCCAGGAGCGTCTGGAGGAGCTGGGCATGGGGGCGGGACCTTTCATGTTCACCTATCAGGAGGCAGCCAGCCTGATGGACACGTCCGCCTTCCACTCCCCG ACGTACGAGTCCGAGTGCAGCTGTAGctcagaggagatggagagctTCCAGTCTGAGGTGAGACAGCTGCAGAGCCAGATGAGACAGCTCAAG ACGATATTGAAGGACATGGAGAGCAGTAAGAAGACTTTGGAGGAGGAGCTACAGAAGACCTCAGAG aaGGCGTGTGTGACGGTGGAGGAGAACGCTCGGCTGCGCTCCCGTCTTCAGgcggtggagcagaggagcagcagcagcgcgGAGCAGGACTATGAGGAGGTCATCGGGCTCCTGGAGGCCGAGATCAGGGACCTCAAGAACCAGCTGGGAACCAGGAAACTGGGAGCAGGGGTCAAG GAGGACGTGCGTGATCTGACCCGCAGACTGTCCACCATAGACTCTCAGCTtagaaggtcagaggtcagccgCAGGCACCTGGAGGTCTCCAACCGAAAACTGCTTGGTTTTGCACAG AACGTCCACAAAGTGCTGTCCATTCCCAGCCTGTTGTGTCCAGAGGCGGG